Within the Megalops cyprinoides isolate fMegCyp1 chromosome 10, fMegCyp1.pri, whole genome shotgun sequence genome, the region TAGTGGACTTTTGTCTATTACAAAAATTAaatcatacatttatatttaaatacttacagtgccagtcaaaagtttggacccACCTGATTAATGTcatgggaaacatacattcaaaggcATCTTGAGACTTAAGCCTGAATGCTTGAAgtgtgtttcttagacaaatataaatagtggagttattgtatgaatttctttccaaaataattattataaaaaataataaaaaaaaaaatttgaaaaatctaaaatataagatagttgTGATTTActtataacatttttttggtcaatgcataattccatttgtgttatttcacagtttcttTACtcttattctaaaatgtggaaaatagtaaaaaacaaaggaaagtgtatccaaacttttgactggtactgcattaaaaaatagGGAAAAATCTCTGAAAAAGTCTGAAGTCTGAAGCCTTGTCCCTCTAAATGCTCACCGTGttccctgctgccacacccagcCCAGCTGGCCCAGTCTCCTCAGTGCGTGCGCTGCTTCATGACGTTCCGGGACGCGGAGACGGCGGAGAGGCACCTACGCTTCAAGCACCCTGCCGAGTACGAGCGGCAGCTCCGGGGGCGGACCGTCTTCGCCTGCTGCGTGTGCGACCGCACCTTCCCCTCCTCCCGCCTGCTGTCCACGCACCAGCGCACGCACAGCAAGTGGAGCCTGATGCCTCCGGCCAATGAGGACTCggcacaggaggagaggagagacggCGGGGGAAGAGTGACGAGGCAGACGGGGGGCACAGCTGAGCAGTGCGCAGCTGACAGTAAGTCCGTCTCAGCTGTTgataatcattacattacattatcaccgttacattacattattgtcaattagcagctgctcttatccagagcgacttacataggttatcattttttacatgatacaattttttacatgatatgatacatttatacagctggatattttactgaggcaattgtgggttaagtaccttgcccaaggatgcAGTGGCAGTGCGCCGAcggggaactgaaccaggagccttttggttatgagccctgctccttaccactgtgctacactgccgcccccagTTGGTATTCGCCAACAGTTTATTCTTATTTCTGCTCAGTCTTTAATTCCAGGAGGAATCAAGCCATGTTAGTAATGTGGCCCGGCCTGTGCTGTCTCCATATTATAGGCCAGGAGAGTGACAGAGGCGGAGCCGGTTCGACACGCTGTCTCCACTGCCACATCATTTTCACAGACCCTCGCACATGGGGCCGTCACATGATCGCCaagcaccccccctccccgctgctGCCTCCGTCTAGCCAAGCTAACCCCGGGTGCTTTCCTCTGAGGCCACCCCGAGGCCAGCCGCGGCCCTACTGCTGCTCCACCTGTGGAGAGAGATTCATACAGGAGAGCACCCTGATGAAGCACTACACCGAGACGCACACAAGCTAAAAGAGAGGCTATGTGAGACTGAACGAGCAGAGATATAACGACCAAAGGGAGGTATATGAAGGTAACTGGGATAGGAGCAGCAGGCCAGCAAAATGAAATGCGATGGGCTGCATTTCCTGAAGACGTGTTGGTatggaaagggtttttttttgattgagATTGTTATGGACTGGAATGTTTGTATTTCATTCGGTGTAAATAGAATGTATTATTAGCAATTTCAGTCATGCTGAATACAGATTATTCATGATAATCTGTGGTGCAGTTTCCTCCCACAATAATTCCAACAATTTCACACCCCCTTCTGTAAGAGGTTGGTTCATTATATCTTTTGTTCTTGGAGGCAACATGGAAAATCATTTGCAGCACACTTTCAAAATTGTTATTGATTACCTTAAAAGGAAACAAGAGCATGTGCAAATTTAGATTAGGTGTGTCTCCTAAAACTGAATAGCTCTGTCTTTTGgtgtatatattatttaatcTGTCtagttattaaaaatgtttgtcatcTTTAAGTGGATCGATCCTTTATTTGGTGCTGTAATGTACATATtgataattgtttttaattgttttaactTCTGTTAACTTTTCATAACGAATACCTTTTATATCAACTGTGTGGGGAAACCTCCATggaattttcattattattcacaTGACACCCTGCAAATCCTGTAAGAGACTGTTATTGGTCTGTAAATTTTGTTAATGGTCTTCAATGTCTTAACACCCCGAAAAGTACACTCATAGATAACGCATTGATTGCATTAATGAGTAAATCACACCAATACAGCATTTCCAGTTATTTCAATACAGATGTTTATTTAGCTATTGACAGGTATTATCAAGAGCCTGCTGTCTGCCGGTGCATGTCAGGTCTTGTCTTAGTTGGAAGCAATGGTGCTCTGGATCCAGGAGTTGTAGTTGCAGACCTTGACGTAGACACCAGGCAGGTCCCTCAGGGCACAGCCATATCCCCAGGACACAACACCCTGCAGCTCACCGTCGCACACCACGGGGCCACCAGAGTCACcctgagaaagaggaggaggagagcccTCTGTAAATTTACCTCAGTCTCAGAGCAGAAGAAACACGGGCACATCCAAAATTGCTACAGGTGTATAGAAAACATGAAACTGAGTAAAAAGATGTTAGCAGCATGGAAGAGCTGATCCCAAAtgttattgaatatttattgtgcaaacccccccccccaaaaaaatcaattcactTTACCTGGCAGGAGTCCTTGCCTCCCTGCAGGAAGCCGGCGCAGAACATGTTGGAGGTGATCTGTCCAGGGTAGGAGTTTCTGCAGCTACTGTCACTGAGGATGGGAACGTCCAGGCACCTCAGACGGTCGGGGTAGTAAGCtggagacaggagcagagagacagctcATTCAGCTCTGTCCCCAGCAGTGTAAGCCTTTCTCCCAGGCAAGTATTGCCCTGACTGTCATTAGTATATTTGTCATTAGTTTGTAAATGATCCAAGATAGGGGTATTTTTATTATACGGCACTGTTTACTACATTGTAAATTTTAACCTTTTAGGCAGTCATACTTTGTACAGAAGGTATTTTCCAGGTCCAGAGATTCCAGGTACCAATTCATCACATGTTGCTCATCGCACAATACTTGGATATCGGCACTCAGTGACTCAAATTGCCCATTTGAGTCACCGAGCGCCTGGGTGCACCAGGTATCCTAGCCCGACAAGCAAAGCACGACTGGTGATTCGTAGACACCAGGTGCAAATTCACTCACTGCCGCTGCTGAGGGTGTTGCCCCAGCCGGAGACCAGGCAGCGGCTGCCGGAGGCGGCGCAGCTGCTGGGCAGGGACACGGTGCGCACGTAGCTGTTGAGGGTGGCGGGCCTGCTCAGCTTGATCAGCATGATGTCGTTGTCCATGTTGCGGCTGCTGTAGCGGGGGTGCTTGATGACCAGGGCAGAGTTGATGAACTGCTCGGTGCCCTCGTTGGTCTCGATGTTATGCTCACCGAGACGGACCTGGACGCGACTGTGAAGAGATGGAGGCCCAGGTGTGATTTTTCATCAGATAAGATTTCATTGTGTAGGAAATGGctatagtaatagtaataataaagtgatttagctagctaattacattacattacattcatttagcagatgctcttatccaaagcaatttccagcacagaagaacagaagtgtatagCTTTTGATGCTAATGATGAACTAATTACAGTAGCTAACAATATATCAGCATCTATACAGTATTATATTCCTAGTATAATTGATGAGCTTTTAAAATTATAGTTTTTATTCTCTCAAACAACAAGTGTAATCTAAGTAATTTTAGGTTTCAGGAAACCACTGCCTTGTGGAGAACAGAGAAAGACCCACCAATTTCTATTTAGCACAGTGGTTTCTATGACtttggtgtgtggtgttttgatttatattatattatattatattatgttatattatattatattatatgacCCTGATATCGCCCACTGGGGACAGGTATTAGTATATGGTATTAGCATGCAGGAAAAGTCGTATATATGCTAACAGAAAGTTTTGCACTTACTACTTGTAGCAGTGAGCTGCAGACACCACCCATTCGCTGGTGATGAGGGAGCCTCCACAGAAGTGATATCCAGAGTTCAGGGACACCTGGTAGGGCACAGAGTTCTTCCTGCACTCGTACCCTCCCACAATCTTGTCGTCGTCATCCTCCACAGGCGCGGCAACTGTGAGAAAGAGGAGTCCACTGTGTATTCCAGTGTAGTTTTGCTAGAAAGTTGTTGAGTTACATTATAAAGCTTCACGGCCACTCTACCCACCCTCAAGAGAAGTTGTTTTTGCAACATTGTCAttataaatgagaaataaattcCCACTTGAACTATCTGGCTAAATGAAGGTTagagaaaacaaatggaagTCAGtgttaaaatcaatattttatccTCTGTATTTGGCTATTAGATactaatttgaaataaaagtttGAGAGTTTGTTTACACATTAAGTAAAGAAATGAGCGaatcaatgttaaaaaaagccCACATCTATGTGGACATGTCTACAAAATAAGATTTTTGACATCAGAATCGGATGAGTTTCTCTTACATGCCACCCCAAACAAAGCCAGCAGGATGAGAAACTTCATGATTGCGTTGTTCGTCTGCTCCTTGGTACTGAGCAATCGTACAAGCCCTCTTTTATACTCATTCTGACCCTCTGCTATCTAATTTTCTCAAGGTTGTTCCACCtatacattttgtttaaatagTAACTTGTATGGGAATGTACAAATGGCGATTGAAATggccacatactgtatatcactCTTAATGGAGTTCATCTGTTTCATACGGtctttcaaaatcaaaaactTCATCACTATAGACATAAGTATCATGACAAATATAGGGATATTTGTCCAGGAGTTTCCAAGACTTTAAGTAATTGTAGTTGCCCCAAGTACTGAAAGGCAGTTTCCCAAAAATGGATTAATTAGCAAAGTATCCTTAACTACAGAAGACACAGTGTTGCTTGAACTGAAATGCACATCTACTTAATAAGTTTACAGTGAactaacattaattaaaatgcacaagtACTCTTATTTCCCTCTGATTGTGTTACAATCACTGATGTAACACCAATTGTTGATTACTCAGTGGTAGGCATGCAGCACTGAAGTCTCTGCTGGatttaaaatgactttcagTGTTGACTGCGCTAACTCAGAGTCCATCAATTTTCATTGATTCTACCCTCcttgtaatttgcattttattgcccAAAGAATTCAAATAACGTTTTGTCCCAATTTACTGAATGAACCCTTTAGACTGCCATACTGGAGAAATGATTAAGAAAGAAGTGAGGtaatgtttgtgcatttgaaaAGCAAACTCGCAGATCTCTTCACTGGTTGACAGTGTAAGCACACAACATTTCGCTAGTTTTAAAAGGTAGATGcaaatgtgaatttggacaATTATAACCTTAGGGCCACTCTGAATGTTGGTTGTGGTATGGTAAATTTCACTTACAATACATTCATGTATTCCATTTAGTGTGCTGTTTTCTCCCTTCAGCTTAGTTCATCAAAGAAAGTCAGAACAATAGTGCAGAAGACATTGAACCAGATCTGTGTTTGTTATATGTTGGGGAGAAATTTGGCCTGCAAGTTTTTCCGGGAAATCAAATTTGACTGGAACTCATGTTCAACTattatataatgtgtgtatttgtatgaaGTGCTACTTTCAGCGAGATGAAACTAGTGGACAACtataaacaaagaaaagcagtaCACTGTTTGCAGGTAAACTGAGAATTGTTTATTCAAACATAACATTTGCTGTTGCCATTAGCTTCCAGTCAGTCTGAATACACCACTTCTTGTCTGTAAAACTCGTTAACtggaaacacaagcacaaagcaGACACATACAGCATTTGCAAACCAATGCTAAACGTTATTTTCAAGATTCTGCCTGCCCGTATATGTCATGTCTTGTCTTAGTTGGAGGAAATGGTGCTCTGGATCCAGCGGTTGTAGTTGCAGACCTTTGCGTAGACACCAGGCTTGTTCCTCTGGGCACAGCCATATCCCCAGGACACAATACCCTGGAGCTGACCGTTGCACACCACGGGGCCACCAGAGTCACCctgagagagggatggagagagagagaaagatagggttggtgggggggggggggggggtgaattaATATTCcaccatacaaaaaaaaaaaaacacaagttcaATCAAGTTCATCTTGAGTTGTAATGGAGTGGTAATGGAGTTATTGAAAATTCCAGTTGGCTGATCTGGGTTTTACCTGGCAGGAGTCCTTGCCTCCCTCCAGGAAGCCGGCGCAGAACATGTTGGAGGTGATCTGTCCAGGGTAGGagtttctgcagctgctgtcacTGAGGATGGGAGCGTTCAAGCACCTCAGACGGTCGGGGTAGCTGGCTGTGGAAGAGACcgggtcgggggggggggggggacttttcATTCTCCAGATGCTTTTGAATGAGtttggaatgaacttccacacttcatccattctgctgagtccctcatTATCTTCAAGAGCAATTTCttataaactttgttttccataaaaaaatttaactctatggtttcatgcacttttaaCTCTACTacctagcttgtaccttgtctgaccCACTATTGAAATTTGGTCATGTTGCACTTCTAATATTcttgactccttatgtggctgttttgtttgtgatgtactctgcctcactaGTAAATCTCATTGGATCTCATTGGATAAAAGCGTcggccaaatgaataaatgcaaatgtaaatgaatgtctGCACCCCACAAAAATGGGCAATGGGGTCGAGCATCACTCACTGCCGCTGCTGAGGGTGTTGCCCCAGCCGGAGATCAGGCAGCTTGTGCCGGCGCCGGCGCAGCTGCTGGGCAGGGACACGGTGCGAACGTAGCTGTTGAGGGCGGCGGCCCTGCTCAGCTTGATCAGCATGATGTCGTTGTCCAGGTTGCGGCTGTTGTAGCTGGGGTGCCTGATGACCAGGGCGGAGTCGATGAACTGCTCGGTGCCCTCGTTGGTGGCGATGTTGTGCTCACCGAGACGTACCTGGACGCGGCTGCAGACAGACGGTATCGCAGGTAGATTAGTTTTGCATCAGTGTGTTGGACAGGAAATGATGGGCTGATGGAAAagggcagcactgtggcatagtggtaaggagcagagcccATAACCCGGATGCTGGTGGTGTGATTCCCAGGTGGAGCACTACTACTGTGCCCTTGGGCGAGGCCCTTAATCTAAGCTGTAggtgtaaatattcagctgtatcaatggataacatgaaaaatgtaagctatggaAGTTGCTGTTGGATTAGTCTGCTAAGGTAATGCAATTAAAAGGGTTATTTGTACACAGTGTTGATGCCAATGGTCTTTTCTATTCATCTGATGAACAGTTTTTAACAGAGGAAATGATTATCTTCTACTTGGGTGCAATACTCAAAAGAAAGTGTCTCGCCACACATTTAAGAGTCAAACTTAACTAACTCGGCATAAAAAACCTGAACGGTTTCCACTGTACAACGCTGCTGTTTGATACGATACATCTAAATACAGGCAAAACTGATAGTTAAAGTATTTTTTACTCATTAAGTTATGCAACACACATGCAATAATTTACTACGATTCTTAGTGGGAGCAGAGACCGACagagtgttcaagaccaggtATGACACAGTGTTTAGTACACTCTACATTATAGCTGGAATGACTACACTAGTTTTGAACAGCCTGTTTTATCATTAAGCTTCTTAAGAACGTTGTagatgctctgtgtttttaaaacctATTTTGTTGACTAATAGACCCTTGCTAGGTTTATGACAAAGGCAGGCAAGTaaagcagtgaaaatgtattaataataacatcattttttatttatgggTGTACACTTACGACTTGTAGCAGTGAGCTGCAGACACCACCCACTGGCTGGTGATGAGAGAGCCTCCACAGAAGTGATATCCAGCGTTCAGGGACACCTGGTAGGGCACAGAGTTCTTCCCGCACTCGTACCCTCCCACAATCTTGTCATCGTCGTCCTCAACAGGGGCAGCGACTGGGAGAGAATAGATGAACGTGTCATCAACAATCTGTAGGTGTGTGGCTGCAATGTAGACTTACAAGGGAGAAACTGAAGAATGAGCGTCAAAGGCCTTTAAATATGTCCTCTAGCAAATCTAGTAACTGACCATGGCTttgttcctctgtttctctgtgctatTCCATAAACGTCTGTCAAGTACTCAGGAAatcaacaagaacaacaaaagaTTAAATGTATCACTTATAATAAGTAACAATATAAAACCTCACACCACATCACACATTTCTCTTACATGCCACTCCAAACAAGGCCAGTAGAATAAGAAACTTCATCTTTGCTTCGTCGGTCTGCTCCTCAGTGCTCAAGCTTTGTGTGAGGTCTCTTTTATACTCACTGTATCACCATTATCTCTCTCCTCTGAAGGCTGTATATTCCCACTTATATCGTTTAATTAAAGAGTAACCCATCTGGGAACAGACATAtggcaattgaaaaaaaaaaatttggctTAAAGGTAGTCTTTACATATCTGTCAATTTTAATCAGTATGCAGGAACACTATGCCAAATTCTGGGTAAATGTATACATGGTACTTGAACATTGAAATTAGTCTAAAAGATGTCCATTTTGAATGATGgatgtttgttcattttacacattaagTATAAGGAGTTGTAACATTAGATTTCCCTTTTCATTgatttacagtatgtattacatacatactgttgtaacacagtactgtacatgaTTTTAATAAGAACTTGTCTTGTACACTACATATGGCATTCATCTTATGGTTTTTAATCTATTAAATTTTAATAAGATTTTTGCTGGATCAAGACAATCCATGACAATAATGCCAATTACCAACCATTTGAGCAACtaacaataatcataattatgaaaaaaaaagatccagcAAAGTTATTTGTATAAAAACCAACATAATACTTTACATTCCCAGACATTAGACCAAGACATTGCGCATTACAACTGTAATGTTAGATTATAGTGGAATATTTGCAGAAAGAGATGGTCTCAACTTATTGTTCATATTCTTAAAGTAATAAGGAAAGATATTCCCATTCCTTTGATTCTTCCTTGAGTAggttttaacattattaacattattggcttttagcagatgctcttatgcagagggatttacacaggttacaaattttacatgttatccatttatacagctggatattctgagttaagtatctggcccaagggtactgcagcagggccccagcaggggattgaaccagcaacttttggttatgatccctgctccttaccaatgCACTACACTTGATATTATCATTGTAGTAATGATAATATCCATTTTGAGAACTTGCttgcagttgttttttaaaacatctctctctcagtaATGTCTGATTATGTGCTACcacaaaagcacaataaattgATCAAAAGTGCAAAGGGATTTATTGCTGTTGTCCAGTAAGAAGTAGTCTTTCACCCTCTGTCAACACACAGAGGTGCCCATGATTGGCATAAGTGTTTAGTTTTAGTGAATCCCTGATTCACaagttaaaacattttcagaggaaaCTTCTTTATGTTTACAAATGATATCTGGCTAGCACCAATGTATGAAAgtaatgtttttcttgtgtCCTCCTCTACATTTCCTTTACATGGCAACATTGGAAATGTAGTGAGTGTGTACTTTTACAAGGCCAATATAGTTACCAGTGCTCTTATGTCTGGCATGACACATGTGTGGTAAATCACTACATTCCAGAAAACGTGGCTGCTCATTGCAGAGATGGACTGAAACTGAAATCCAGAGACTTTGTGTGAATCATGATGTTATTATACCCCCATGCTCAGCTGTGTTATGTTGTGGAGCATGGGTGAGATCATGACAAGAACAGACTGCTctgtaatacatacatttttttctatttttttttatatcgACAGATATAAAAATCCCAAAACTGATTTCTTCCGTACAAAAATAGCATTccagttttccaaaaaaatgtatcatggCACATAGACCAAAGGGAACATACATTATCTTGTTAAACAATTGCTTCTTTATGATTCTTCCCTAATATCCATTTGATTGTTACTTTATCTTTGAAgatttttgctttctttcctaACACTATTCAAAATTTTGGCATGAGTGACCCATtgcaaaaagaacaaatgtaTGGGCCCCACTGGGCTGAACCAAATACTTCATATATACTAATGAACATTATGGCCCACTTTTcaatataaatatagtacatAGATTACAGTAGATCGTAACTGTAGAGGGAAGGAGGGGTACATGACACAATAACAGAAAAGGAATATACTCATCATGTATTCTCATGCAAATGACTACTTGCACATTGGTCCTACCAAGTTTTGATTGCTATgtccacaca harbors:
- the LOC118784068 gene encoding trypsin-3-like isoform X1 yields the protein MKFLILLALFGVAFAAPVEDDDDKIVGGYECRKNSVPYQVSLNSGYHFCGGSLITSEWVVSAAHCYKYRVQVRLGEHNIETNEGTEQFINSALVIKHPRYSSRNMDNDIMLIKLSRPATLNSYVRTVSLPSSCAASGSRCLVSGWGNTLSSGTYYPDRLRCLDVPILSDSSCRNSYPGQITSNMFCAGFLQGGKDSCQGDSGGPVVCDGELQGVVSWGYGCALRDLPGVYVKVCNYNSWIQSTIASN
- the LOC118784068 gene encoding trypsin-3-like isoform X2, whose product is MKFLILLALFGVAFAAPVEDDDDKIVGGYECRKNSVPYQVSLNSGYHFCGGSLITSEWVVSAAHCYKYRVQVRLGEHNIETNEGTEQFINSALVIKHPRYSSRNMDNDIMLIKLSRPATLNSYVRTVSLPSSCAASGSRCLVSGWGNTLSSAYYPDRLRCLDVPILSDSSCRNSYPGQITSNMFCAGFLQGGKDSCQGDSGGPVVCDGELQGVVSWGYGCALRDLPGVYVKVCNYNSWIQSTIASN
- the LOC118784071 gene encoding zinc finger protein 48-like, with translation MLSCDSTSRLAQLAQSPQCVRCFMTFRDAETAERHLRFKHPAEYERQLRGRTVFACCVCDRTFPSSRLLSTHQRTHSKWSLMPPANEDSAQEERRDGGGRVTRQTGGTAEQCAADSQESDRGGAGSTRCLHCHIIFTDPRTWGRHMIAKHPPSPLLPPSSQANPGCFPLRPPRGQPRPYCCSTCGERFIQESTLMKHYTETHTS
- the LOC118784067 gene encoding trypsin-3-like; translation: MKFLILLALFGVAFAAPVEDDDDKIVGGYECGKNSVPYQVSLNAGYHFCGGSLITSQWVVSAAHCYKSRVQVRLGEHNIATNEGTEQFIDSALVIRHPSYNSRNLDNDIMLIKLSRAAALNSYVRTVSLPSSCAGAGTSCLISGWGNTLSSGSDYPDRLRCLNAPILSDSSCRNSYPGQITSNMFCAGFLEGGKDSCQGDSGGPVVCNGQLQGIVSWGYGCAQRNKPGVYAKVCNYNRWIQSTISSN